In a genomic window of Gloeocapsopsis dulcis:
- a CDS encoding L-threonylcarbamoyladenylate synthase → MTQVSITELIAGVRSGYVVSFPTDTVPALAALPEKADLIFTFKQRSQDKPLILMGAKASDLWSFVTESNEKRQWQQIAELYWPGALTLVLPASTHVPKQVNPTDLSTIGLRVPDCAIAQSILAQTGPLATTSANLSGQPPLQTMAEIAAQFPDVMTLSQSDVAENSHITVPSTVAKWTGKSWEILRQGAVTLEV, encoded by the coding sequence TTACCGAACTCATAGCTGGGGTACGTTCTGGTTATGTAGTTAGCTTTCCTACAGATACAGTACCTGCCCTCGCCGCATTGCCAGAAAAGGCAGATTTAATTTTTACATTCAAGCAACGCAGTCAAGATAAACCGTTAATTCTCATGGGTGCCAAGGCAAGCGATCTTTGGAGTTTTGTGACTGAAAGTAATGAAAAAAGGCAGTGGCAACAAATCGCTGAATTATACTGGCCTGGAGCTTTAACACTCGTGCTACCTGCATCCACGCACGTACCCAAACAGGTCAATCCCACTGACCTTAGTACAATTGGATTACGAGTGCCAGATTGTGCGATCGCGCAAAGTATTTTGGCACAAACAGGTCCTCTGGCGACGACAAGTGCTAATTTATCAGGACAGCCGCCATTACAAACAATGGCAGAAATTGCTGCACAGTTTCCTGATGTCATGACGCTCTCACAATCAGACGTTGCAGAAAACAGTCATATTACTGTTCCTTCTACTGTGGCAAAATGGACAGGTAAAAGCTGGGAGATTTTGCGGCAAGGAGCGGTAACGTTAGAAGTTTAA